One stretch of Zingiber officinale cultivar Zhangliang chromosome 6B, Zo_v1.1, whole genome shotgun sequence DNA includes these proteins:
- the LOC121990274 gene encoding paired amphipathic helix protein Sin3-like 2 gives MVPQTNQSLKTIVLHLLDLNRICCPHWMFCYLNSRNRSNMRNSRICKSICFLLNGLAFASFFQLQEVSSNKKENKFLQLYAYENSRRQSSELIYLRNACAIHHGDIFRFTCSMNPTKLTIQLVERPSKESETTTLSKEPNFETYVHNHILKSDPERKETRKHFLNRNIPKSKSSCKNQMVNGLSLKTFNSSPKIYYEMGTEDCHIKRKKKKPSSSSDSSSFNRATTSSSRVKTS, from the exons ATGGTTCCACAAACAAATCAGAGTTTGAAGACGATTGTTTTGCATTTGTTGGACCTCAATCGTATTTGCTGTCCACATTGGATGTTTTGTTATCTAAACTCGCGAAACAGGTCGAATATGCGAAATTCTAGGATTTGCAAATCAATTTGTTTTCTTCTCAATGGCTTGGCTTTTGCATCTTTCTTTCAGCTACAAGAAGTCTCATCCAATAAGAAGGAAAACAAGTTCCTTCAGCTTTATGCATATGAAAACTCCAGAAGACAATCCAGTGAGCTAATTTATCTCCGAAATGCTTGCGCCATTCATCACGGGGACATATTCAGATTTACATGT TCTATGAATCCTACCAAGTTAACAATACAGTTGGTGGAACGCCCATCTAAGGAATCTGAAACAACTACACTTTCTAAAGAACCTAATTTTGAAACTTACGTTCATAATCACATTCTTAAGAGCGATCCTGAGAGAAAGGAAACGAGAAAACACTTCCTTAATAG AAATATACCCAAATCCAAATCCAGTTGTAAAAATCAGATGGTCAACGGTCTTTCACTCAAGACGTTCAATTCTTCTCCCAAG ATTTATTATGAGATGGGAACAGAGGACTGCCACATCAAGCGAAAGAAGAAGAAACCATCATCCTCCAGTGATTCTTCATCTTTCAATCGTGCGACAACGAGTTCTTCACGTGTAAAAACGTCTTAG